The genomic segment TCCGGCGCGGTACCCGAGGACGGTGCCGAGCCGACTCGCAAGATCACCAAACGGCTCGGTGCGCGTCGCGCGCTGTCCAGCCATGACGGGCGACACCGGGCGGGCATCGCCGAGCGCCCGCCGGTGGCGCCGCCGCCGGCCGCGTCCGGCCCCGCCGTCCAGCTGCGGATGCCCGCGGTGTGGATGGTCGCGGTGCTGGTCGCGATCGGCGCCTGGCGGATCGGGCTGATCTTCGCCGACGCGGTCCGGCTCTACCCGCGCGCCTCCGCGGTCGCGTTCGTGCTGTTCGCGGCGTACGCGGTGCCGTTCATCTGGGTCGTGCGCGAGGTCGACTGGCTGGAACGGGAACCGTTCGTGCTGCTCGCCACCGCGTTCTGCTGGGGTGGGCTGGTAGCGACGGCGATGGCCAACATCGGCAACACCGCTGCCCAGGAGATCCTCGCCAAGGTGTTCTCGCCGAGCTTCGCCGACCGCTGGGCGCCGGCGCTCGTCGGCCCGACCAACGAGGAGACCCTGAAGGCGCTCGGGGTGGTCGCGATCGTGCTGCTCGCCAAGCGGCACGTGAACAGCGTGGTGGACGGCTTCGTCTACGGGGCGCTCGTCGGGCTGGGCTTCCAGGTCGTCGAGGACTTCGTCTACTCGATCAACTCGGTGGTACTGGCCGGGAACGGCGACGCGGTCACCCCGGTCGTGGCGACCTTCCTGGTCCGCGGCTTCCTGGGCGGGTTGTGGAGCCACACGCTGTTCACCGCGCTGGTGGGGGCCGGCGTCGGCTATGCGGTGGTTCGTACCGACCGGTCGCTGCGGATCCGGGTCGGCGTCGCCGTGC from the Actinocatenispora thailandica genome contains:
- a CDS encoding PrsW family intramembrane metalloprotease, whose translation is MTSGAVPEDGAEPTRKITKRLGARRALSSHDGRHRAGIAERPPVAPPPAASGPAVQLRMPAVWMVAVLVAIGAWRIGLIFADAVRLYPRASAVAFVLFAAYAVPFIWVVREVDWLEREPFVLLATAFCWGGLVATAMANIGNTAAQEILAKVFSPSFADRWAPALVGPTNEETLKALGVVAIVLLAKRHVNSVVDGFVYGALVGLGFQVVEDFVYSINSVVLAGNGDAVTPVVATFLVRGFLGGLWSHTLFTALVGAGVGYAVVRTDRSLRIRVGVAVLAYLGAWTLHFVWNSPLLRDGFGIGVGGLIGGLLIKGIPGFVAVLLMLRVARRHEAGYYLGRLNGIEPILVDPEEMDALVTARGRSAARKRAAAKAGLRADRTVRRLQRAQARLAVEISRSGYPSYWEAARNPNPRTPALERCVREILLARQRLVALGIPVAGRYGREQRTALGGWSCALAIAGLLVPGASVVALILVGIGTVAARRQRISPDNRLGMASSIAVLATALWIVVYLLHGFSSG